The sequence CACAAATTCTTTCTGATACTTCTTCGTAGAGCAAAACTTGATATAGAACGTTCATTTTGGGGCAGGTCTGAGGTCTATTAACAAAAGCAGGAGGTCCTAACACAGTGAAGTTGCACTGGtgtcttgttttggttttgcatgCCGTGGATTCTCAGAGCTATTTACAGTTTATGCATGTGACATTGTTTTGCCTATTCCTACATTAAGCAAACAATATTAAAGATACGCAAGCTGTCCCAGCACTTATTGCAGTTGTTACAATATGCTGCTCCGTTCACATTGTTGGCATTATTACTGtgaatattttctctctgtgagCAAACCAACTATGGGAGGCAGTgaagctctgtgcttttctaaCTTCAGTGTCATCTCCTTTCCAGCCTGCCCCTGTCCCGCCTTCAGgggagccagcagcaggaacagttCAGTTCTACAACCCTTCTCAGTTTGCACAAGTGAGTAAAGGCCTTCTTGTTACTTCATACTGTTGAACAAAGCCATTGACTTGTTACTCCATAGAGTTTAAACAAGTAAGTGCTGCTTGAGCTGAaccttcctgtttttcagtgacCTCAGTCTGCATCTGCCTTTAATAAGTAACTTGGTGTGGCCTTAAATATCTGTACAAAATCCATCTTCTCTTCGatagttgttcttttttgtactgtttaATCTGGGCTGCTGCATGTAGGATGTGTGCACAGACCAGTCTAGCGCCCTTAAACTAACAATTCTGGGATCAAAACTTTACTGATAACATCCGCATTTTGTCTCCGCTATGGCCTATTTTACACAGCATTGTTTTTATTCACATCATCTTTTTTCAGTCTCCTGCAGTCACTGGAAGTTCAAGGCCAGGAAGGATTGGGCAGAGAAAGTACCCGACGCTGAAGTAGCAGGTGATGGCTTCGTTTGGAGTTCTCATTCACCTCCTGGATATATGAAGAACTGTTCAGTCTTACAGCACGTGGTATCAGATCTGGCTGCAGGTGACATGACAGTAATTGAATGATggatggtttggtttttttatggGTCTCCCTGCTTGCACCTCATCTCCATAAATCATTACCAACTGTGGAATATATGTAACTCTTCCTTTTAAAGATCTGGCTAGAAATAGCTTCGCTGTGATAAAGAATAGACACGAGGGAAGAAATAGTTGTTGTCTGTTACAAAAACCATTCATAAATTGCAATGGCAGTTTATTCCTTCAAATGATTTTAACCCTTTTAGTGGGACTTTTGGAGACATAGTTTCAGGGattctttaatttctgaagGATGCTCCCCTCCCCATGGGGAGAAAACACGTCCACGTTGTACCATGACACTCTGTGGCCTTAAGAGGACCATGCACAATTGTAATGCTTACAAAACAGGTTTATCAGTGTATGAAATTTGAGTTGTTCATCTGGGAAATGCCTCATGtgctggggggggtgggaggggaaggggggcCACAGCTCATCCAAATAAATCGACCTATATTGAATGAAAACTGTGACTGTAATCTAATCCTAATTTGATTTGGAATCTTATCTCGTATGTATGTAGTTTGTGGTTTTAGACTACTTGTAAAGCAAATTGTATAGTCTGAAAGAAGCTCTGTGTATAATAGCTGACGCTGTACTATTTGATGAGTGAGTGTTATGAAGTGCAATACGGTTACTTTGCTTTCTCTCGAGCTTCTGGCGCTGAATGGTTGAGGTGGTAACAGCTGGCGAGTTTGgtttctcttcctcttcaaGGCCAGAATCAGCATAGAACTGTTCTTGACTTTCCATTACTAAGATAACCAAGGTCTTATGTAGCTTACAGCCGAGTTGTACTAAATGTAGGTGGATCAGACCTCTACAGCTGGACTTTAAAATGGTTAGGTTCAATGTAGGAAACCTCGCAACCTATGATATGCAACTTTCCACATCGACTGAAGAATCCGAATCATCcgcaaaagagagagaaataaactttaaatatttattaaatccTTAGGccatattttatttagaatttaCCACCGAAAATCGGtttttttgattgtttattttttattattatttacttgaATTTCTGCCCAGGAATAGAAGCGATGTGATTGTGGAACTGCCTGTGTTTGGTCcctggttggtttttttcctgtacatgAGATCTCAATAGCCTTACATCTGTTCCAAAGGGGTTATGGAAAACGCTGGTGGGGTGGAACTGTGCAAAAAACCTGGTCTGGGCACAGCGTGATGACTTTTCCTATGGCTGAAGCTCCCTCtagctttctcctttcagtaGAGACTGCCAGCCATCTTAATTCAAGCAGGCTTCCTttgagctgggagctgctatCTTTCCTAAGTGTAAGATTTGACACtgtaaattctttaaaataaagatattttgcGCTCTGGAGCACTTTCACATTTTCGCTCCTCCCTGTGGTTCTTCCTTTTAGTCCTCCGGCCTCAAGGGGGCGCTGTAGCGATACTCCAAAAGCGGGGCGGGCCCGTTGCTAAGGCCGAGCGGCGGGGCCTGCTGTTCCGCCGGGCCTCGGGCAGCGGCTCCGGTTCGGAGCGGGGCGGCTCCGGGCCCGCCTGGCAGTGCCGGGGCCCGGGCCTCGCTGAGGCGGCGGCCAACACCGCGAGGGAGCGCGGCCGTGTTGCTCTCAGCGGTGAGTGGGGCcgcagggctgtgctggtggggcggggggggctgCGTGTGTGGCGGCCGCCTCAGGGCTGCTCGATTCGGGGTGTTGATGGAGGATGGATCCTAAAGAGCTAAAAGGGATCGCCTTGAACCCAGCATTGCGTCCCTATCACGGGGTGGGGGATGTTTGATGGTCGCTCCGTGCTGGGAGGCCGATGGAAATGTCCCCGTCCTGTGGCTCTGGTTGGAGCTGAGCGCTGTGACTCAGGGCTGCCCTGCGGCCTTAGAAGTGGCAGAGATGGATGGGGCAGGTTTAACTCGCTGTCATTGCTGCTGGTGCATAGAGCTCTTAGGGAAATAACGGTGTGAAATCAGCATCCTGCTCTTGTGATGGTGAGAATAACGGTGGTGCAAGGTCACGGTAAGGTTTGAGTTGTTGTAACGTGGACCTACGAGGAGCTGATGAATTCAGCAATCCAGAGTTTTGCAGCTCAGGAAGTTCTCGTTCCTACGTGTTTCTTTTGGGGAAAATTCATGTGTTTTACCTCTTGAAATCTTACAGACAATGCAGCTGTCTACACGGTCACCTTCCCATTGCTCTCAACCAAAGACTGAACCATCTTCAGGCTCCACATCTTCCTGCCTTGGTTAAAGCTCTGTTAAAGCCCACGGAGTaagcaagggaaagaaagctATGCTGTGAGGAACTGCATGTGTGGAGGAGCCCGTAGCTGGTACCCGGGAGGAGAATGAGTTCTCTCAATGGGCTTTCGCAGCACTCAGGGACATGCATTACACAGAAGGCAGAAGGTGGAGCGGTGCAGGGCCTGCAAGCTAAAAAAGCaggcaaagcagcaaagaaggaAGCCAGCAGCAATGGTGTTCTGAGCTTTGAATCTCCTCCACGCGTAGAAACCTTATTGAATGAAACCTTAAAGCTTCTACCAGATGAACTCAAAGCTAACGTGAAAATTAAATCCATTACCCCAAGGCCTCCCAGGAAACCCCGGCTGGAGCGAGCTGCATCTTTGGATGAGAAGAACTGGAAGAGGTGGAGGAGGTTTAGAACTAGTCAGGAAAGTCTGACCGATCCCAACGAGACGAGCTCCTCCAATGGTtccctgcaggaagcagctctTACCTCTCCCATCAGGGGTAGAGCAGCCCCGTGTGCTCAGTGCTGCGAGCCAAACTCCTTGCACAGTTCACCAGATGCCTCAGAAGAAAGTCCCAtggggaaaagcaaaggaagcacTTCTGACCTGGGGAAACGAGCCTCCGAGATCTCCAGTGCCTTTGGTGGGCTTCTGCGTGGGAAAGCGTTTGCAGGCAGCAAACCCAGGCTGTCCCAAATAATGCCTGCTCGACCTCTGCCGCCCATGGAGCTCAATGTGGCCTCTCATACGCTGAGGACAGCAAATAAGATTGACCCAGATTTAATGGATTATCGCCATTATTCTCAGCACAAGTTTGGGAGGGTAAGCAACAGCTTCAGTGACACCAGGCTGCATGGCAACGGGACGCTCTATGATAATTGCTCCACAGACTCCATGAAATCTACGTTCAGTCTGCTCACTCCCATTCGTTCCAAGGATGTCCGAAGCAGGTACGTCCCCCAGCTTCTCCTGGCAAAGTCTGCTCTGTGTGGTAGGTGCTGGCTGCCTTGTTGGAACCCTGATGGTCAGAGGCAGAGAACTTGTGACTGAAGGTCTCTGTTGTTACTGAGGAGACTGGAAATGGTTTGTAGATGAAAATACTGGTACAGATACAGGTACAAATACTCCGTGTTCTCCTTTGGGCTGTGtattgtttttcagaagagaaagatttaCTGTTGGTTTACTTGTAATATTTAAGTAAGCTGTTTTGAAGGATAAGGAGCAGTAGCTGTGCATGCTAACAGATGGGAATATTTCCGCTCTGTCTCAGATCTTGCACTATTCTTATAGAATAATCTTGGGTCTCATTACAGCACTTTCTCCTCCTGGGGCCCTGACCTCTTACTCAACTTGGCTGTCTTCATAAATTAGTTAAGCTTAGGTTATTGATTGAGGGGGGACTGATTTTGCTTGTTAAGGTATGGAATCCTCACTCTGCAAAGacctcccagcacacagcacaaatGTGGCACAGATTGGGAAGTGTGCTGAATGGTAAAGGACACCAAGTACTCAGCTAAAAACAGTGTGCTGTAGGtacacagtgctctgcaggacCTCAGGGGACAAATCTGATCAGTGATCCAAGGAGTGGGTGGCGGTAATAACAGGGAAAGTAATTCTGCTTTgagttgctttgtgtttctcGTACGTCTATTACTTCTTATCTTTGAGTTTCTAAAAACTGCAGATAAACATTAAACAGATAAACACCTGCAGATAAACAGGTAAACATTAAGATAGCAGAATAGTGTATAAAGACATTGTTTTCATGAGCTAAAGGTTTATTCTTGATTACCTTAATGTTTGAGCGTTAGATCTGTATTCCAATCATGATGCTcttttgtgggttttctgtTCACAGAAGCTATTTGGAAGGCAGCCTTCTGGCAAGTGGTGCCTTACTGGGAGCAGAAGAACTCAGCAGGTATTTCCCTGATAGGAATATTGGAATTTTTGTGGCCACCTGGAACATGCAAGGCCAGAAGGTACGTGCACATCATTCTCCAGATGCTTTTGGCAGCAGTAGAATTATCTTGTATTTATTACAGAGATAAAGTCTCAGTATTGGAGTTCCTCGGGTACTCAGCATGGAAACAGCAAGAAGCTTCTTAGCAATTCTCTGGCTTTTTGTGGCAGCCCCTTGATGCCCTGTTGCTGTCAGGGTCTTGTGAAGGAGGTCTGATTGTTCAGTAAGAGAATATGCCTAAAGAATATCATCTCCTGTCTACATCTTTACTTAGCAAAGGAATTTACAATGGATTCAAGTAGATGATTGAGAAGCTATGCTTGGAAGAACACAATCAGCCCTTGTGGTGTTCAGTAAATAGCCTGTGAGCTTGGTGACAAAATACAACCTGGGAAATTAGAAATGTCACATTATCAGCCTGTGTAGCTGCAGCAACCAACCTGCAGAGTGCTGATACTGCTGGAGTGACAGCAgttgagatcatagaatcatagaattacccaggttggaaaagaccttgaagatcatcaagtccaaccacagcctaaccagaaccctaactctaaaaaccctacactaaatcatatccctcagtaccacatccaaacagctcttaaacacagccagggatggcgattcagCTACCTCCCAAAGATCTACCTTTGGGAAGGAATATTCTTAGTAGTATCCTATTTTAGAAGCATGAGTTGTTTGTAAATCTTGTAGCTTTATCTGCACTTCTCCTTTTGTAGTAAATCTTGTGataattcatgtttttaataacaGGAACTTCCAGAGAATCTGGATGACTTCTTGTTGCCAACAGATCCTGACTATGCCCAGGACATGTATGTCATCGGGGTTCAAGAAGGCTGTCCAGACAGGTAGCAAAAACAATGTAATGAACcatccttttttcttgttgacTAGTAGCTTTGGTTTTAATTAGTCTGGAAATAATCATATTCCTCATAAACTGCCTTGTAATGTCTGTGAATTCTTATTGTGTGAGCACCATGGGAAATGGGTGTTAGAGGAAAATGTCACTAAAATCCATAAATACAGAACGTGGCCCTTTTCCAGGACAGCTAACAGAACTGCTGTTCAGTAAGGGTGTTATCTGAGCCAGCTGTAACCCACTGGCCCTTAGTGTTAGCAATCTAGTGCTTGTTAATACTACATTGCTCCAAAGTTTATTGTGTGAGATTGATTAGCCCTAGAAGAGCAGGTCAGAGCCTTGTGTCAGcccctgctttgtttttttgtagtttttccTTCCAATGAGAATTGTATTTCCTTAGAAATCCTTAGAAGGATTGCTCTGTTTTCACaatgctgattttctttcctggttGTTGTCTCTTATACTGTCTTTGTGATCCAGCTGTTGTTCTCTCCTGCAGAAGAGAGTGGGAAATCCGCCTCCAGGAGACGCTGGGCCCCCACTACGTCATGCTGTATTCTGCTGCTCATGGAGTGCTCTACATGTCTGTCTTCATTCGAAGGGACCTGATCTGGTTCTGCTCAGGTGTGTGGTCCAGTATGAGCTGGAGAGTGGGGAGGTGAAAGGACTGCTGCTATCAGGTGTCTTGTCCTTTTCTCCAGGGCTgtccctctcctccctttcaTACTCTTTATCTCTGGAGCTTTTCTGTGaccacagcttctctttctccttccagaggTGGAATATGCCACAGTGACAACTCGAATTGTATCTCAGATCAAAACCAAGGGAGCTCTGGGAATCTGCTTCACGTTTTTTGGGacctcctttctcttcattaCCTCCCATTTCACATGTGAGACACTTACAGTTTTGTTAGCAGTGTCCTGACTGAGGacggggggggtgggggttgatttatgaaagaaagaaggctgcaggggaGCACAAGAGCTGGACAGACTGAAGTCaaagctcagcactgctgaactgaagaggggagggaggggaataTGTGTGATAGCAAACTGTGCATTTGTTTCCCTTAttgataaaaaaaatctgtgtgctCCCTGGGGCAGTGTTCCTTCTTACAGGAATTTCTGATTCCCAattgaaagctttttttatCATCAGAAATGGAGATGAATGAAAATGGTGCATCCTTGCCAGTAGTgggatttctttatttcagctgGAGATAGTAAGGTGAATGAGAGGAAGCTGGACTACAATAAAACCATTCAAGCACTTACCCTTCCTAAGGTCGTTCCGGACACAAACCCCTATCGATCCAGCTCTGGTAAGTGTGAAACATTCTTATGTATGAGCCCAAAAAGGGATCGTACAGAAATCCAAAGGGGagtgtgaaaagaaagagaaaatgggagGGTGGTTTTGAATTAGTTGATATAAAAAGGGGCTGTGTGTCTTTTCTAACAATGGAGTTTCAGTGAACATGCAGCTCCatcaaatactttatttttcctccaaactCAAAGGGAAAGAGAATTTTTTGTCTGCTTGTGGAGCTTTTTAGGATGTTTCCTTTCATACTGATGTGTTGGCCTTGAATCTGCAGGTGATGTCACGACTCGGTTTGATGAAGTATTCTGGTTTGGTGACTTCAACTTCCGACTAAATAAGGACCGTGAAACTGTGGATTCCATCTTGAACCAGAATCCAGAAACAGGAGTCTCCAAACTTCTGGCATATGACCAGCTTACCAGTGAAATGGGTAGAGGTAAGTAACAGCTGCCCCCCCAGCCTTCAGGGACAAAGGTTTCTACACACAGAAATGATTCCTGCCAGCTCCCTATTTTCTAAACATATTCACTGCTTTCTCTTGTTAAGATCACTAAAGAGGGAACTCAGCAGTTGTTGAATCTAGTGGGAGTCTATTAAAGagaattctgcattttgctgtgtATCTTGTGTAATCTGCCAAGCTATTTATTGCTCTGTTTCATCTGGCTCCTCTTTGAAACTGACATCATTGTCTCACAGCACCAAGAGCATTTAGACTGAACAGGCAGCATACACAAAGCATTGGGAGCTTTCAGTGGAAGGGGAAGCACATAGACCAagtgttgtttgtttaaatagGCACAGTCTAGCTATTCGTCTTCACCATATAAGAACCTGAACTTCCTACATTTCCAGAGCCTTGTCTTCCACTGTCATGTATGTACATGCTTGCTGTTCCTACCCAGCATTAGTCCAACAGTGGTGAATAAGTGCAGAATATGTGCCAGGGTGATGGAAGGAGGTTGTTGTTTACATTGTTCTCCCCCTCCCATACAGGGTCTATTTTCAAAGGATTCCAAGAGGCTGACATTCATTTCCGCCCTTCCTACAAGTTTGACATAGGAAAGGACAGCTACGACACCACTTCCAAACAGAGGACTCCTTCCTACACGGTAAGAGAGGATTTCAGAGCAGCGCTCTTGGAAGGGCTGCTTATGTGTTTACCCATCTCCAGAGGGGATTCTCACCTACATTAAAAAACTGCTTTGAATACGCTCCCTCCTATAGTAGCTCTGCATGTAAAACAGCCATGCTGAAATTTATCAAGGACAGCAGGGCATGTGGAACTCTGAATAAAGGATTGTTGAGTACGTGAGAGTTTATCACAGACTGCCAGTCTTACTTTTTCCTGCCTCACATCATGTTCCAGTGCATTCATCCTCTGTGCTCAGAATTGGACATGAAAAGGCAATTGGGATCAGACATACATTCTTCATGACTGCATCCCTGTTCAAGAATTTCACTGAGTAGAGTCTGATAAATGAACTTGTGCTTCTCTCCAGCATAGATATGCAAAGGGAGTTACTGTGAGTTTCCTCTCTGTCTCCCAGGACCGAGTAGTGTTCCGCAGTCGGTACAGAGATGACATCCAAGCTGTTAAATACTCATCTTGTCCTGTGATCAAAACTTCAGACCACCGTCCTGTGTTTGCGTTGTTCCGTGTGAAAGTGAGGCCTGGCAGGGACAAGTAAGTACCTGTTGGTGCTGTTCTTTACAACTGTATATATCTGCAGTGATCCTGAGGATACACTCCCTTTCAGAGTCCCTGAAATGGACTCAgttccctgtttgttttttacccAATAGTGCTGAGCAGTGATAGTGCTTAAGCCTCGCAGCTGACATCAGAAATCCTGGCTGACAGGTCTCTTAATCATCCTGAGGGAGATTAATGGAGTCTGTTGCAGTTGTCTGAGCCTGTGTTCTACCTGATatgcagctctctgctttgcctGAAAACATGGgcagatttcttcctctgttcctctttccctttcttggGGTCAGCGCTGTTTGCACTCCCAGTGGTGGCTGCATTCCAACATAGCTGTATGCCAGAAACTCCCAAGTTTCTTAATATTCCCCTGTCAGCTGCTGTGCTAGTGTAACTCCTCAGAAAATGCAGTTAAGTCACTGAAATTCAGCATCTGGTATCAGATAGCTAGAAAAGGACAGTTACTTCTTCATCAATCAGAATTGGGatttgggtgggggggggtgttaaaaaaaggttaaaaataaataaatctggcCCTTTGTTTTATGAATGAGCTGGTAAACATTGGGCAAACAGGAATGCATTTGTGCCCTAATCGAATGGCTTGTTTTCATATTGCAGTATTCCACTTGCTGCGGGGCAGTTTGACAGAGAACTCTACTTGATTGGAATAAAGAGAAGGATTACAAGGGAACTTCAGAATCGACGACAGCAAAAGGACCAAAAATCCAGCAGCATATGTAGCATTTCCTGAGCTAAGAACTCCGCAACGCTTGTGTTAGAGGTGCCTGGAAAGAGCATTTCAAGCCACGGCAAAATCTGCAGGGAATTGTCTGCTTAAGCACCTCTGGCAGTTGCTGGGGCCTGTGAAGAATGTCTTAAACCTCATCCTGGATTCATTTGCATGAGGTAATCCATACAGCTCAAAtgcttttgctgaagaaaaaaccGAGTTGGTTATTTAGGGCATCCATTCCAACGACGCAATATTGATGACCATACTGACCAGATGCAGTCTGTCTCTTCTAAGATGACTCCATACAGGGTCCACATCACTGGAAGTTGGCACGACTGGGGGCAAGGGACCTAAGAAAAACCTGCAGGAAGGTGAAAAAAGTTGGTTTGCCGGTTTGATTTGATCAGGTTACCCCTTGTATcttgtgggtttgtttttttccttacctgtAGCCAAATGTGCAGTATGAATAATGGGGACCACTTGGGGAATGTAGGCAGTTTTGTCTGTGGATGGTTACTCCTGAGTTGGGCTTTTTTGGGCCTCTGCAAGCAGGATCTGTATGAGTGTACTATCATACATTCGAGGTGTATGAACATTGCCTTTCAGTCCTTATTCCGTAGGCCTTTTTGTTAGTGGGGAGGTGTGTAAATACCAATTCGCACACCACACATTCATCTGTTGGGATTGCTTGCAGCAATCTACTTTAAATCACCTCCCCCCCCTTCTGCCGTAGGACACTCCAATTGAAAACAATACTCTATAAATGCAGCTACTGTGTAATGCTCCACCAAAGTGATTGGGATCTTGAACTGAGTACTGAGGAAGCAAGCAGGGAAACTGCAGCAAGTCAGATCAGTGCCATTCTGTTCCCTCTGACGACAGTTAAACTcgctttgtttttattttcccaattcAGTGAACTGTGAATAACTGGCTGTTTTTGATGTGGTGTTCCCCTAAGGCTAATACACGCATATGAACTGGTATGGCACTGGTAAAAGGTTAAGTACAGCTAATATTTATAGGCACAGATTGGCTGGGTTATTAATCACCTCAGTAGTAATACCGTGCAAACAATTTGGAAGTGCTGCTAACTATGCAACCTGTCCAAGACAGGGCTTCTGTTCTGCGGTACAAACATCTATGGCACTGACCTGTCTGTAGCCACCAGGTATTtggatttcctttctttttaaaggaataa is a genomic window of Coturnix japonica isolate 7356 chromosome 17, Coturnix japonica 2.1, whole genome shotgun sequence containing:
- the INPP5E gene encoding phosphatidylinositol polyphosphate 5-phosphatase type IV isoform X2 — encoded protein: MSSLNGLSQHSGTCITQKAEGGAVQGLQAKKAGKAAKKEASSNGVLSFESPPRVETLLNETLKLLPDELKANVKIKSITPRPPRKPRLERAASLDEKNWKRWRRFRTSQESLTDPNETSSSNGSLQEAALTSPIRGRAAPCAQCCEPNSLHSSPDASEESPMGKSKGSTSDLGKRASEISSAFGGLLRGKAFAGSKPRLSQIMPARPLPPMELNVASHTLRTANKIDPDLMDYRHYSQHKFGRVSNSFSDTRLHGNGTLYDNCSTDSMKSTFSLLTPIRSKDVRSRSYLEGSLLASGALLGAEELSRYFPDRNIGIFVATWNMQGQKELPENLDDFLLPTDPDYAQDMYVIGVQEGCPDRREWEIRLQETLGPHYVMLYSAAHGVLYMSVFIRRDLIWFCSAGDSKVNERKLDYNKTIQALTLPKVVPDTNPYRSSSGDVTTRFDEVFWFGDFNFRLNKDRETVDSILNQNPETGVSKLLAYDQLTSEMGRGSIFKGFQEADIHFRPSYKFDIGKDSYDTTSKQRTPSYTDRVVFRSRYRDDIQAVKYSSCPVIKTSDHRPVFALFRVKVRPGRDNIPLAAGQFDRELYLIGIKRRITRELQNRRQQKDQKSSSICSIS
- the INPP5E gene encoding phosphatidylinositol polyphosphate 5-phosphatase type IV isoform X1; this translates as MSSLNGLSQHSGTCITQKAEGGAVQGLQAKKAGKAAKKEASSNGVLSFESPPRVETLLNETLKLLPDELKANVKIKSITPRPPRKPRLERAASLDEKNWKRWRRFRTSQESLTDPNETSSSNGSLQEAALTSPIRGRAAPCAQCCEPNSLHSSPDASEESPMGKSKGSTSDLGKRASEISSAFGGLLRGKAFAGSKPRLSQIMPARPLPPMELNVASHTLRTANKIDPDLMDYRHYSQHKFGRVSNSFSDTRLHGNGTLYDNCSTDSMKSTFSLLTPIRSKDVRSRSYLEGSLLASGALLGAEELSRYFPDRNIGIFVATWNMQGQKELPENLDDFLLPTDPDYAQDMYVIGVQEGCPDRREWEIRLQETLGPHYVMLYSAAHGVLYMSVFIRRDLIWFCSEVEYATVTTRIVSQIKTKGALGICFTFFGTSFLFITSHFTSGDSKVNERKLDYNKTIQALTLPKVVPDTNPYRSSSGDVTTRFDEVFWFGDFNFRLNKDRETVDSILNQNPETGVSKLLAYDQLTSEMGRGSIFKGFQEADIHFRPSYKFDIGKDSYDTTSKQRTPSYTDRVVFRSRYRDDIQAVKYSSCPVIKTSDHRPVFALFRVKVRPGRDNIPLAAGQFDRELYLIGIKRRITRELQNRRQQKDQKSSSICSIS